Proteins from a single region of Candidatus Palauibacter scopulicola:
- the era gene encoding GTPase Era, which translates to MTFRAGFVAIVGLPNVGKSTLLNAFLGERLAAVTPRAQTTQRRLLGIYSDEAAQAVFIDTPGLLEPRYTLHRSMREEALSALEDADLVLAVTDAGFEPSLDWAVEFADSVSVPKILCLNKIDRLAAPGIEEMRARFAGGDWDGVYETCATSGEGVPELLEALSARLPESPPLYPVDELSDAPVRHFVAEMIRETCLEELADEVPYAVAVRIEEFRDREGGRPTYIEALIHVEKESQKGIVVGAGGRTIRKLGTRSRVKIERFLGRRIYLRLRVKVLPNWRKKTHHLRVLGFRVPAQEN; encoded by the coding sequence ATGACGTTCAGGGCCGGTTTCGTCGCCATCGTCGGGCTTCCCAACGTCGGGAAGTCCACGCTGCTCAACGCGTTCCTCGGAGAACGGCTCGCGGCCGTCACGCCGCGGGCGCAGACGACGCAGCGGCGCCTCCTCGGGATTTACTCGGACGAAGCCGCGCAGGCCGTGTTCATCGACACGCCCGGCCTCCTGGAGCCCCGCTACACCCTGCATCGGTCGATGAGGGAAGAGGCGCTCTCGGCGCTGGAAGACGCGGATCTCGTGCTCGCCGTGACCGACGCGGGGTTCGAGCCGAGCCTCGACTGGGCCGTCGAGTTCGCGGATTCGGTGAGCGTTCCGAAGATCCTCTGCCTCAACAAGATCGACCGCCTCGCGGCACCGGGCATCGAGGAGATGCGGGCCCGATTCGCGGGTGGCGACTGGGACGGGGTATACGAGACGTGCGCCACGAGCGGCGAGGGGGTGCCGGAGTTGCTCGAAGCCCTGTCGGCGCGCCTTCCGGAGTCCCCGCCCCTGTACCCCGTGGATGAGCTCTCCGATGCGCCGGTCCGGCACTTCGTCGCAGAGATGATCCGGGAGACCTGTCTCGAGGAGTTGGCGGATGAGGTCCCTTACGCGGTGGCCGTCCGGATCGAGGAGTTCCGCGACCGCGAGGGGGGAAGGCCCACGTACATCGAGGCGCTGATCCACGTGGAGAAGGAGTCGCAGAAGGGCATCGTCGTGGGCGCCGGCGGAAGGACGATCCGCAAGCTCGGGACCCGCTCGCGCGTGAAGATCGAACGCTTCCTCGGGCGGCGGATCTATCTCCGGCTCCGGGTCAAGGTCCTCCCGAACTGGCGGAAGAAAACGCACCATCTTAGGGTGCTCGGTTTCCGGGTTCCGGCGCAGGAGAACTGA
- a CDS encoding Trm112 family protein, translated as MPLDDRLLEILACPKCKGELEYRAGEGEEALLCHPCRLKFEVDEGIPIMLIDEAKPL; from the coding sequence ATGCCCCTCGACGACAGACTGCTTGAGATCCTGGCGTGCCCGAAGTGCAAGGGCGAACTGGAGTACCGCGCCGGGGAGGGAGAGGAAGCCCTGCTCTGTCACCCCTGCCGCCTGAAGTTCGAGGTCGACGAGGGGATCCCGATCATGCTCATCGACGAGGCGAAGCCTCTCTGA
- the prfB gene encoding peptide chain release factor 2 (programmed frameshift) — MTELARRKERAEALRSRLDELRGYLEIPGKLIRIAELEKRMAAPDFWNDRDGAKEVIDEANLLKSWTRPWADGSARVDDLLEMALLLEGEDDAELEAELEAGLARAETEASRLESRNMLRGEDAHRSALVTINPGAGGTESQDWAEMLMRMYLRWAEQHDYDVEVMDLLPAEEAGIKSATLDVDGQFAYGYLSAERGVHRLVRISPFDSQGRRHTSFASVFVYPVVDEDIEVAVNDEDLRVDTFRASGAGGQHVNKTDSAVRITHLPTGIVVSCQQERSQHKNKSKAMKMLQAALYQRAVEEREARRAELEGAKTRIEWGRQIRSYVLQPYKMVKDHRTNLEVGNVDAVLDGEIDGFIQAFLQESGKTDA, encoded by the exons ATGACGGAGTTGGCGAGACGGAAGGAACGCGCGGAGGCGCTGCGCAGCCGGCTCGATGAGCTACGGGGGTATCTT GAGATCCCCGGGAAGCTGATCCGCATCGCGGAGCTCGAGAAGAGGATGGCGGCCCCCGACTTCTGGAACGACCGCGACGGCGCGAAAGAGGTCATCGACGAGGCGAACCTTCTCAAGAGCTGGACCCGTCCCTGGGCCGACGGGTCCGCCCGCGTGGACGACCTGCTCGAGATGGCGCTGCTGCTCGAGGGGGAAGACGACGCCGAGTTGGAGGCGGAACTCGAAGCGGGGCTCGCTCGGGCGGAAACGGAAGCCTCCCGCCTGGAGTCGCGGAACATGCTGCGGGGGGAGGACGCCCACCGCAGCGCGCTCGTCACGATCAACCCGGGCGCCGGCGGGACGGAGTCGCAGGACTGGGCGGAGATGCTCATGCGCATGTACCTGCGCTGGGCGGAGCAGCACGACTACGATGTCGAGGTCATGGACCTCCTCCCGGCCGAGGAAGCGGGCATCAAGTCGGCCACGCTCGATGTGGATGGCCAGTTCGCCTACGGGTACCTCTCCGCCGAACGGGGCGTCCACCGGCTCGTGCGCATCTCTCCGTTCGACTCGCAGGGACGCCGTCACACCTCGTTCGCCTCGGTCTTTGTCTATCCCGTCGTGGATGAGGACATCGAGGTCGCGGTCAACGATGAGGATCTCAGGGTCGACACCTTCCGCGCCTCCGGGGCGGGAGGCCAGCACGTGAACAAGACGGACTCGGCGGTGCGCATCACGCACCTCCCGACGGGCATCGTCGTCTCGTGCCAGCAGGAGCGCAGCCAGCACAAGAACAAGTCCAAGGCGATGAAGATGCTGCAGGCCGCCCTCTACCAGCGGGCCGTCGAGGAGCGGGAAGCGCGCCGGGCCGAATTGGAGGGGGCGAAGACGCGGATCGAGTGGGGCCGGCAGATCCGGTCGTACGTCCTGCAGCCCTACAAGATGGTCAAGGACCACCGGACGAACCTCGAGGTCGGCAACGTCGACGCCGTGCTCGACGGCGAGATCGACGGCTTCATCCAGGCGTTTCTCCAGGAATCCGGCAAGACGGACGCATGA
- the rnr gene encoding ribonuclease R, whose translation MSGRLQRIESGAGFVIPDEGGEDVFVRARDLGTAVDGDLVAVRIEDRGRRGPRGTIVEVLDRAHRRVVGVFRGERGHGWLAATRPKLGIDVFIPARDRGEAESGDLALVEVTDWGEEGPGPAGRVERVLGPSEDPGVEVLAIQVGYGIRDAFPEAVEAAAAALAARGIRPADLKGREDCRSDRVLTIDPVDARDHDDAISIARLAGGGARIGIHIADVSHYVREGDRLDAEARERGTSVYLVDRVLPMLPHALSSDVCSLVPGEDRLTLAAFLTVDRGGTLCGTRFARAVIRSAHRLSYEEAQEALDGERTPATERDPGLRGDLRALLEASRSFRQRRRARGSLDFDLPESRIVLDEEGAPVDVRRRERLDSHRLIEDLMIAANEAAANWAIEKGVPVLYRIHEEPNPEKLDALRLLAVEFGLSFPQRKPRPRDFQRLLDAVKGRVEEPVISVQVLRSLAKARYETDNEGHFGLASPAYLHFTSPIRRYPDLVVHRQMARWLAEPRSARDIDREWLSATARHASAREENAARAERDSVELKKVEFMGRRVGDHFEGTISATARFGFFVRLDAYDIEGLVHVSRLAGDRYVHDRAKHALRGRRTRKSYRLGDPVEVQVARVDRGARRIDFDLV comes from the coding sequence ATCAGCGGACGGCTGCAGCGGATCGAGAGCGGCGCGGGTTTCGTCATCCCGGACGAGGGGGGCGAGGACGTTTTCGTACGCGCCCGCGATCTCGGCACGGCCGTGGACGGCGACCTCGTCGCGGTGCGGATCGAAGACCGCGGACGGCGCGGGCCCCGCGGCACCATCGTCGAAGTGCTCGACCGGGCCCATCGTCGTGTCGTCGGCGTCTTCCGCGGCGAGCGCGGCCACGGCTGGCTCGCCGCCACCCGGCCGAAGCTCGGGATCGACGTGTTCATCCCGGCGCGCGACCGCGGAGAGGCCGAGTCCGGCGACCTCGCGCTCGTCGAGGTCACGGACTGGGGGGAAGAGGGTCCGGGCCCGGCGGGCCGCGTCGAACGCGTGCTCGGCCCCTCCGAAGATCCCGGCGTGGAGGTGCTCGCGATCCAGGTCGGGTACGGGATCCGCGATGCGTTCCCCGAAGCCGTCGAGGCAGCGGCGGCGGCCTTGGCCGCGCGCGGGATCCGGCCGGCGGATCTCAAGGGCCGGGAGGATTGCCGGAGCGACCGCGTGCTCACGATCGACCCCGTGGACGCCCGCGACCACGACGATGCCATCTCCATCGCGCGGCTCGCCGGGGGCGGGGCGCGGATCGGCATCCACATCGCGGACGTATCGCACTACGTGCGCGAGGGAGACCGGCTCGACGCGGAAGCCCGGGAGCGCGGCACGAGCGTATACCTGGTGGATCGGGTGCTCCCCATGCTCCCGCACGCGCTGTCGAGCGACGTCTGCTCGCTCGTGCCCGGCGAAGACCGGCTGACGCTCGCCGCCTTCCTCACCGTCGACCGCGGTGGAACGCTCTGCGGGACGCGCTTCGCACGGGCCGTCATCCGGAGCGCGCACCGGCTCTCCTACGAGGAGGCGCAGGAAGCGCTGGACGGCGAGCGTACGCCGGCGACGGAGCGGGATCCGGGCCTGCGCGGGGACCTTCGGGCGTTGCTCGAGGCGAGCCGTAGCTTCCGTCAGCGGCGCAGGGCGCGCGGGAGCCTCGACTTCGATCTGCCCGAGTCCCGGATCGTACTTGACGAGGAGGGGGCTCCCGTCGACGTGCGGCGGCGCGAGCGGCTCGACTCGCACCGGCTCATCGAGGACCTGATGATCGCGGCGAACGAAGCAGCGGCGAACTGGGCGATCGAGAAGGGGGTGCCCGTCCTCTACCGCATCCACGAGGAACCGAACCCCGAGAAGCTTGACGCGCTGCGCCTCCTGGCGGTCGAGTTCGGACTCTCCTTCCCGCAGCGGAAGCCGCGCCCGCGCGACTTCCAGCGCCTCCTCGACGCGGTGAAGGGCAGGGTAGAGGAGCCGGTCATCTCCGTTCAGGTGCTCCGGAGCCTCGCGAAGGCACGCTACGAGACGGACAACGAGGGCCATTTCGGGCTCGCATCGCCGGCGTACCTCCACTTCACCTCGCCCATCCGCCGCTACCCGGACCTCGTCGTCCATCGGCAGATGGCCCGATGGCTGGCGGAGCCGCGCAGCGCCCGCGACATCGACCGGGAATGGCTCTCGGCGACGGCCCGGCACGCTTCGGCGCGCGAAGAGAACGCGGCCCGGGCGGAGCGGGATTCGGTGGAACTCAAGAAGGTCGAGTTCATGGGCCGGCGCGTGGGCGACCACTTCGAGGGCACGATCAGCGCCACGGCCCGCTTCGGCTTCTTCGTCCGGCTCGACGCGTACGACATCGAGGGGCTCGTCCATGTGAGCCGCCTCGCGGGGGACCGCTACGTCCACGACCGGGCGAAGCATGCCCTCCGGGGCCGCCGCACGCGGAAGAGCTACCGGCTGGGGGATCCCGTGGAGGTGCAGGTCGCCCGCGTGGATCGCGGCGCCCGGCGGATCGATTTCGACCTCGTCTAG